In Gemmatimonadota bacterium, one genomic interval encodes:
- a CDS encoding DUF3137 domain-containing protein, whose translation MGIIRSAFGPSKDEIWTQIATDIGGEFIEGGFWGTDVLTYKHGEWQILLDTYTVTTPAGQVTTTTTHTRMRAPFINKDGLYFEISREGFFSSIGKLFGMKDIEIGDPSFDKQFEIKGNSPEKIKLLLADTRIRKLCETQPNIHFKIKDDEGWFGADFPEGVDELYFECVGVIKKTELLKSLFALFALTLERLVQIDSAYKDDPQVTLK comes from the coding sequence ATGGGTATTATCAGATCTGCTTTCGGTCCCTCCAAGGACGAAATCTGGACGCAGATTGCTACTGATATAGGCGGTGAGTTTATTGAAGGTGGGTTCTGGGGCACGGACGTACTCACTTACAAACACGGTGAGTGGCAAATTCTGCTCGATACTTACACGGTCACAACCCCTGCTGGACAAGTAACAACGACAACGACACACACTCGGATGCGCGCGCCATTTATAAACAAAGACGGTCTCTATTTCGAGATCTCTCGCGAAGGATTCTTCAGTTCAATTGGCAAATTATTCGGCATGAAAGACATAGAAATAGGCGATCCATCTTTTGACAAGCAGTTTGAAATCAAAGGCAATAGTCCGGAGAAAATCAAATTACTACTCGCCGATACAAGAATACGGAAGCTATGTGAAACACAGCCGAATATCCATTTCAAGATCAAAGACGATGAAGGCTGGTTTGGCGCTGATTTTCCCGAAGGCGTTGATGAATTGTATTTTGAATGCGTCGGTGTTATCAAAAAGACAGAGTTACTGAAGTCTTTGTTTGCACTGTTCGCTCTGACTTTAGAGCGCCTGGTTCAAATAGATTCTGCGTATAAGGACGATCCCCAGGTCACGTTAAAATAG